One genomic region from Haloterrigena gelatinilytica encodes:
- a CDS encoding alpha-amylase domain-containing protein translates to MSTAAAAGFSLAGMGATAAAAAGDERVFFQYFHETWPTITDDLSTVADRGYDGVWIQAPQESELTWSDRDGRNDPPLGYQPVDFRSFDSEFGTEADLDRLVETAHEHGLEVYVDCVMNHMAADRGYDFSQFEEQHFHTHVGSIDDWDDEHQVEHGNLLGLKDLAQLEDHGHEDTAPYVREQLYDYMKKIADTGADGYRYDAVKHVEREFWAQYANQWADEFGMSRIGEVFDGGVDYVQNYIDTGMNAFDYPLYFVMEEVFDHGDMSRLEGAGVVAQDPFHSWPFVQNHDEGAPPQYHLAHAFALTIEGTPMVYNLHPDEILTDDAINNVVWVKTNLAGGATYWRHADSDLAVYERENNLLVGLNNGTDNWRSEWVDTTWSNETLKDYSGNADDIEVNGDGWVEVAVPPEGWVFYAPY, encoded by the coding sequence ATGAGCACCGCCGCAGCGGCCGGGTTTTCCCTCGCCGGTATGGGAGCCACCGCGGCGGCCGCGGCCGGCGACGAGCGGGTGTTTTTCCAGTACTTCCACGAGACGTGGCCGACGATCACTGACGACCTCTCGACGGTCGCGGACCGCGGCTACGACGGCGTCTGGATCCAGGCGCCCCAAGAGAGCGAGTTGACCTGGAGCGACCGGGACGGCCGGAACGATCCGCCGTTGGGCTACCAGCCGGTCGACTTCCGCTCGTTCGACAGCGAGTTCGGGACCGAAGCGGACCTCGACCGGCTCGTCGAGACCGCACACGAACACGGCCTCGAAGTCTACGTCGACTGCGTGATGAACCACATGGCCGCGGATCGCGGCTACGACTTCTCGCAGTTCGAGGAGCAACACTTCCACACTCACGTCGGTTCGATCGACGACTGGGACGACGAACACCAGGTCGAGCACGGGAACCTCCTCGGCTTGAAGGACCTCGCGCAACTCGAGGACCACGGACACGAGGACACCGCGCCGTACGTCCGCGAGCAGCTGTACGACTACATGAAAAAGATCGCGGACACCGGCGCCGACGGCTACCGGTACGACGCGGTCAAACACGTCGAGCGCGAATTCTGGGCGCAGTACGCCAACCAGTGGGCCGACGAGTTCGGCATGAGTCGAATCGGGGAGGTGTTCGACGGCGGCGTCGACTACGTGCAGAACTACATCGATACCGGCATGAACGCCTTCGACTACCCGCTGTACTTCGTCATGGAGGAGGTCTTCGACCACGGCGATATGAGCAGACTCGAAGGCGCGGGAGTCGTCGCTCAGGACCCGTTCCACTCGTGGCCGTTCGTCCAGAACCACGACGAGGGCGCGCCGCCACAGTACCACCTCGCACACGCCTTCGCGCTCACGATCGAGGGGACGCCGATGGTATACAACCTCCATCCCGACGAGATCCTCACCGACGACGCGATCAACAACGTGGTGTGGGTCAAGACGAACCTCGCCGGCGGCGCGACCTACTGGCGACACGCCGACTCCGACCTCGCAGTTTACGAGCGGGAGAACAACCTGCTCGTCGGTCTCAACAACGGTACCGACAACTGGCGAAGTGAGTGGGTGGACACGACCTGGAGCAACGAGACGCTCAAGGACTACAGCGGCAACGCCGACGACATCGAGGTCAACGGCGACGGCTGGGTCGAGGTCGCGGTTCCGCCCGAGGGGTGGGTGTTCTACGCGCCGTACTGA
- a CDS encoding beta-ribofuranosylaminobenzene 5'-phosphate synthase family protein has protein sequence MATVSAGARLHVGFQNLSLARRRLYGGIGVGLEAPRVTVTAEPASGVESDDPLGREYAARAVEALDVPGVAVTLEERLPRHVGLGSGTQLALSVLAATARAHGLEPRVRDLAPAMGRGGRSGVGVATFEDGGFVVDAGHPTNRFTTEPPAEGDWTVPPVVARHDLPENWRFLVAVPDADPGRSGDDEDASMRAVVERADPAVADEIAGVVTRKLLPAAAEGRLEAFGEAVAEIGRKNGAWYADAQGGVFRPPAGTLVEALEDCPVLSGIGQSSWGPVVYGVTDRSHAAEAESAARAALADNGLGGRILVTEPATDGARVLSDGERS, from the coding sequence ATGGCGACCGTCAGCGCGGGAGCGCGACTCCACGTCGGCTTCCAGAACCTCTCGCTCGCTCGCAGACGACTCTACGGCGGGATCGGCGTCGGACTCGAGGCGCCCCGCGTGACGGTCACCGCCGAACCCGCGTCCGGCGTCGAGAGCGACGATCCGCTCGGACGGGAGTACGCCGCCCGCGCCGTCGAGGCCCTCGACGTTCCGGGAGTCGCGGTCACGCTCGAGGAGCGGCTGCCCCGCCACGTCGGCCTCGGCAGCGGGACCCAGCTGGCCCTCTCGGTTCTCGCCGCGACGGCGCGGGCCCACGGCCTCGAGCCTCGAGTCAGGGACCTCGCGCCGGCGATGGGCCGGGGCGGACGCAGCGGCGTCGGCGTCGCGACCTTCGAGGACGGGGGCTTCGTCGTCGACGCCGGCCATCCGACCAACCGCTTTACCACCGAGCCGCCGGCGGAGGGCGACTGGACGGTGCCCCCGGTCGTCGCCCGCCACGACCTCCCCGAGAACTGGCGCTTCCTCGTCGCGGTTCCCGACGCCGACCCCGGCCGCAGCGGCGACGACGAGGACGCGAGCATGCGCGCCGTCGTCGAGCGCGCCGACCCCGCCGTCGCGGACGAGATCGCCGGCGTCGTCACCCGCAAACTGCTTCCGGCCGCCGCCGAGGGTCGCCTCGAGGCCTTCGGCGAAGCGGTCGCCGAGATCGGCCGGAAGAACGGCGCTTGGTACGCCGACGCGCAGGGCGGCGTCTTCCGTCCGCCGGCGGGAACGCTCGTCGAGGCGCTCGAGGACTGTCCGGTGCTGTCGGGCATCGGCCAGTCGTCGTGGGGCCCCGTCGTCTACGGCGTCACAGACCGCAGCCACGCCGCCGAGGCCGAGTCGGCGGCTCGAGCGGCGCTGGCGGACAACGGACTCGGGGGGCGGATTCTGGTGACCGAACCGGCGACGGACGGGGCTCGGGTTCTGTCCGATGGCGAGCGATCGTAG
- a CDS encoding RAD55 family ATPase, with protein MKRLPLGISRLDRMIDGGAPAGSVVLLAGEAGAGAREFAYTSAVLNGLAGSAPDEFDRYYGDLESGTELPDAVHYVSFTDERAAIVDEMELVMDADLVDAGTDGVSVVELAESYFQLTPVPTDWYAERATDITELGRRTDRSDVLEALGEYLTEHAAGSLVVIDSVTDLVATADDRMAWSDLTVLLKGLKRAAHRWGGVVLLLVNAEALEPTELGRLKEATDGTLLFEWESGGSERARTLVVEQFRGVLSRLEDEDIVRFETAINDSGFDISNVRKIR; from the coding sequence ATGAAACGACTTCCTCTCGGAATCTCGAGGCTCGACCGGATGATCGACGGGGGCGCGCCCGCCGGTAGCGTCGTGTTGCTCGCGGGCGAGGCCGGGGCCGGCGCGCGGGAGTTCGCCTACACGAGCGCGGTGTTGAACGGCCTCGCGGGCTCGGCGCCCGACGAGTTCGATCGCTACTACGGCGACCTCGAGTCGGGGACCGAACTCCCCGACGCGGTCCACTACGTCTCGTTTACGGACGAACGGGCGGCGATCGTCGACGAGATGGAGTTGGTCATGGACGCCGACCTCGTCGACGCGGGGACGGACGGCGTCTCCGTCGTCGAACTCGCGGAGTCGTACTTCCAGCTGACGCCGGTGCCGACGGACTGGTACGCCGAGCGCGCGACCGACATCACCGAACTCGGCCGGCGGACCGATCGCAGCGACGTCCTCGAGGCGCTGGGCGAGTACCTCACCGAGCACGCGGCGGGGAGCCTCGTCGTGATCGACTCCGTGACCGATCTCGTCGCGACGGCGGACGATCGGATGGCCTGGTCGGACCTGACGGTCCTCTTGAAGGGACTCAAACGCGCCGCCCACCGCTGGGGCGGCGTCGTCCTGCTGCTGGTCAACGCGGAGGCCCTCGAGCCGACGGAGCTGGGGCGCTTGAAGGAGGCCACCGACGGGACCCTGCTGTTCGAGTGGGAGAGCGGCGGCTCCGAGCGCGCCCGAACGCTCGTCGTCGAACAGTTCCGCGGGGTCCTCTCGCGACTCGAGGACGAGGACATCGTCCGGTTCGAGACGGCGATCAACGACAGCGGATTCGACATCAGTAACGTTCGAAAAATCCGCTAA
- a CDS encoding transcription factor S: MQFCDDCGSMMKAQGDRMVCTNDDCGAASERDREQEDAFVTTESQTDDDVIESDENANFEGKPKATDVICDECENQEAWYTLKQTASADEPPTRFFKCTECGHRWRGYN, from the coding sequence ATGCAGTTCTGCGACGATTGCGGCTCGATGATGAAAGCTCAGGGCGATCGCATGGTCTGTACGAACGACGACTGCGGCGCCGCGAGCGAACGCGACCGCGAGCAGGAGGACGCGTTCGTCACGACCGAGTCCCAGACCGACGACGACGTGATCGAGTCCGACGAGAACGCCAACTTCGAGGGGAAGCCGAAGGCGACGGACGTGATCTGCGACGAGTGCGAGAACCAGGAGGCGTGGTACACCCTCAAACAGACCGCCTCGGCCGACGAACCGCCGACGCGCTTTTTCAAGTGCACCGAGTGCGGCCACCGCTGGCGCGGCTACAACTGA
- a CDS encoding DUF5518 domain-containing protein, with protein MDSDATDTPPPIDTYGTDSDARSDSNRTVNALLGGGVGIVLSFLPGSTVLGGAVAGYLEGGGADEGLRVGALAGLVMLVPKLLFGLVALWFLGVLGPGGFGAVVVLLLLGIAAYTLVLSIVGAVIGTVLESEFDRSGPQL; from the coding sequence ATGGACTCCGACGCGACCGACACGCCGCCGCCGATCGACACCTACGGGACGGACTCGGACGCGAGATCGGATTCGAACCGGACCGTCAACGCCCTGCTCGGTGGCGGCGTCGGGATCGTGCTGTCGTTCCTCCCGGGATCGACCGTTCTCGGCGGGGCCGTCGCCGGCTACCTCGAGGGCGGTGGGGCCGACGAGGGACTTCGGGTCGGCGCGCTCGCGGGGCTCGTCATGCTCGTCCCGAAACTGCTGTTCGGGCTGGTCGCGCTCTGGTTTCTCGGGGTTCTGGGACCGGGCGGCTTCGGGGCCGTGGTCGTCCTCCTCCTGCTTGGCATCGCGGCGTACACTCTCGTCCTGAGTATCGTCGGCGCGGTGATCGGAACCGTCCTCGAGAGCGAATTCGACCGATCTGGCCCTCAGTTGTAG
- a CDS encoding cupredoxin domain-containing protein has translation MDRRQILKAAGVTSTIPLASGLGAARSDERKRGNGRDRGQARRECAQSQCIHPVLGYSGLEGEERVPSPLQPDYEVDLITRPPEEGGERPLPEFFFQPTGLAVDPGDVVRFNLETPDHTVTAYHPQLGRQRRVPDGVPAFSSPVLGTGTFWLYRFDKPGVYDVLCAPHEIFGMVARIVVGDPPAEPAFGPSGPVETNGEEVELRPPALTAELVYEDPLLEPSTIAERGSVSWDELAAESKEVLVEFPEEE, from the coding sequence ATGGATCGCAGGCAGATCCTCAAGGCGGCCGGCGTAACGTCGACGATTCCCCTCGCGTCCGGGCTCGGCGCGGCGCGCAGTGACGAGCGCAAGCGGGGCAACGGTCGAGATCGGGGACAGGCGCGACGGGAGTGTGCCCAATCGCAGTGTATCCACCCGGTGCTCGGCTACTCGGGTCTCGAGGGCGAGGAACGGGTGCCGTCGCCGCTCCAGCCCGACTACGAGGTCGATCTGATCACGCGACCGCCGGAGGAGGGAGGGGAACGGCCGCTACCGGAGTTCTTCTTCCAACCGACCGGCCTCGCCGTCGATCCCGGTGACGTGGTCCGCTTCAACCTGGAGACGCCCGACCACACCGTCACCGCGTATCATCCACAGCTCGGCCGGCAACGCCGCGTTCCCGACGGGGTCCCGGCGTTCTCGTCGCCGGTCTTGGGCACGGGGACGTTCTGGCTCTACCGCTTCGATAAGCCCGGCGTTTACGACGTCCTGTGTGCGCCCCACGAGATCTTCGGGATGGTCGCGCGGATCGTCGTCGGTGACCCGCCGGCCGAACCGGCGTTCGGTCCGTCGGGACCGGTCGAGACGAACGGCGAGGAAGTCGAGCTTCGACCGCCGGCGCTCACCGCGGAACTGGTGTACGAGGATCCGCTATTGGAGCCGTCGACGATCGCGGAGCGGGGGAGCGTGAGTTGGGACGAGCTCGCAGCTGAGAGCAAAGAGGTACTGGTCGAGTTCCCCGAAGAAGAGTAG
- a CDS encoding 4Fe-4S ferredoxin N-terminal domain-containing protein, translating into MGDNENVTDDGPSRWPEGDRRTELERMLEDADHDAELGLEMARDARRVTAGELSEAEFYDRYHEAVVAEFGEDDRPLERPGDGRDAETGSRFGVDEESRRGVMRKVGAGAGAVGLSAWVATADDDTAPSAAEAPEASEGDDEGTQWGMVLDLEQCDGCLSCVVACAEEHNWERGANWMYVLDYEESASDGHNRLIRPCQHCTDAPCEKVCPTTARHTRDSDGLVLTDYDVCIGCRYCQVACPYGVNYFQWDDPGVSADELEDDHVYDARGRPVGSRGPRGVMEKCTFCATRQDGTKGEEFVGRTACEDACPPEAIQFGDMNDPESDTRRYLEDPELARVRAQNPPEDELQEAIAVLTGETDPAEDSDDGLTEREARALVRAEVGTAESTFRLLEDIGTEPNIVYIGDEPSADAHQVDGPIDYDEVGHVDNRTDVLDQGTVGLELPD; encoded by the coding sequence ATGGGTGACAACGAGAACGTAACCGACGACGGGCCGAGCCGATGGCCCGAGGGTGACCGACGGACGGAACTCGAACGGATGCTCGAGGACGCCGACCACGACGCGGAACTCGGGCTCGAGATGGCGCGGGACGCCCGGCGAGTCACGGCGGGAGAGCTCTCGGAAGCCGAGTTCTACGACCGGTATCACGAGGCCGTGGTCGCGGAGTTCGGCGAGGACGACCGACCGCTCGAGCGGCCGGGCGACGGGCGCGACGCGGAGACGGGTTCGCGGTTCGGCGTCGACGAGGAATCGCGTCGCGGCGTGATGCGCAAGGTCGGCGCCGGGGCGGGAGCCGTCGGACTCAGCGCGTGGGTCGCGACGGCGGACGACGATACGGCGCCGTCGGCGGCCGAGGCGCCGGAGGCGTCCGAGGGGGACGACGAGGGAACGCAGTGGGGGATGGTGCTCGACCTCGAGCAGTGCGACGGCTGCCTCTCCTGCGTCGTCGCCTGCGCCGAGGAGCACAACTGGGAGCGGGGGGCCAACTGGATGTACGTCCTCGACTACGAGGAGAGCGCGTCCGACGGCCATAACCGACTCATTCGCCCCTGTCAACACTGTACGGACGCGCCCTGCGAGAAGGTCTGTCCGACGACCGCCCGTCACACGCGGGACAGCGACGGCCTCGTGTTGACCGACTACGACGTCTGCATCGGTTGTCGGTACTGTCAGGTCGCCTGTCCCTACGGCGTCAACTACTTCCAGTGGGACGATCCGGGCGTCTCGGCGGACGAACTCGAGGACGATCACGTCTACGACGCCCGCGGGCGTCCGGTCGGGAGCCGCGGGCCGCGGGGCGTCATGGAGAAGTGTACGTTCTGTGCGACCCGCCAGGACGGCACCAAAGGCGAGGAGTTCGTCGGCCGGACCGCCTGCGAGGACGCCTGTCCGCCCGAGGCGATCCAGTTCGGCGACATGAACGACCCCGAAAGCGACACGCGACGGTACCTCGAGGATCCCGAACTGGCTCGCGTGCGAGCGCAGAACCCGCCCGAGGACGAACTGCAGGAGGCGATCGCCGTCCTCACCGGCGAGACCGACCCGGCCGAGGACAGCGACGACGGGCTGACCGAACGGGAGGCGCGAGCGCTCGTTCGGGCCGAGGTCGGTACCGCCGAGTCGACGTTCCGGCTCCTCGAGGACATCGGGACCGAACCGAACATCGTCTATATCGGGGACGAGCCGAGCGCCGATGCCCACCAGGTCGACGGGCCGATCGACTACGACGAGGTCGGCCACGTGGACAACCGAACGGACGTCCTCGATCAGGGGACCGTCGGACTCGAACTGCCCGACTGA
- a CDS encoding high-potential iron-sulfur protein: MADGESGESRRRVLRATGCGSAIVLAGCVSVGEDTSQEAGEPALDRPADWCFDRLDDAVPEAEANAVSIDGIERKPEGELASKEEASYQCGPADGNHCGTCTYYIDDRDGDAVGACTEVAGEIRSADWCALWAPREELQNE; the protein is encoded by the coding sequence ATGGCAGACGGGGAGTCAGGGGAGTCGCGGCGGCGGGTGCTTCGGGCCACGGGATGTGGGTCGGCGATCGTGCTCGCCGGGTGCGTGTCCGTAGGCGAAGACACCAGTCAGGAAGCCGGCGAACCGGCGCTCGACCGACCGGCCGACTGGTGTTTCGATCGACTGGACGACGCCGTCCCGGAGGCGGAAGCGAACGCGGTGAGCATCGACGGGATCGAACGGAAGCCGGAGGGCGAGCTGGCGTCGAAGGAGGAAGCCAGCTACCAGTGCGGGCCCGCGGACGGGAACCACTGCGGCACCTGTACGTACTACATCGACGACCGCGACGGCGACGCGGTCGGAGCGTGCACCGAGGTCGCCGGCGAGATCCGCTCGGCGGACTGGTGCGCGCTCTGGGCGCCGCGAGAGGAGCTTCAGAACGAGTAA
- a CDS encoding DNA polymerase Y family protein: protein MSEGPRLPGVETDEEDEDRIVCHVDADCFYASCERLREPELEGEPVVVGMGYEPGETVGAVATASYEAREFGVESAQAISTALENLPRRAALSDDAEDYEPDLTREETGFYRPVDMDYYESVASEVREILHDCADVVREVSIDEAYLDVTERTAWEVADGFARHVKDRIRREVGVTVSVGVAPTMSAAKIASDFDKPDGLTVVRPGEVREFLAPLEVDLLHGVGPVTARELREMGLETAADVAAADPEPLVEAFGERGRELYDRARGDDDRRVEPKGEPKSFSRESAFADPVSEPEPKYEQIETLASAVADRARREGALYRTVGVKAVLPPYDVNTRARSLSGPVDDPDLVERIARDLFAEFETDPVRKVGVRVANLEFAAADQASLDGWERRADEQRTDGGGATDDPSDETESTFDPSDGDEPASPDASRDLEDGQSSLTDFANR from the coding sequence ATGTCCGAGGGGCCGCGGTTGCCGGGCGTCGAGACGGACGAGGAGGACGAGGACCGCATCGTCTGTCACGTCGACGCCGACTGCTTCTACGCCTCCTGCGAGCGACTGCGCGAGCCCGAACTCGAGGGCGAACCCGTCGTCGTCGGCATGGGCTACGAACCCGGCGAGACCGTCGGCGCCGTCGCCACCGCCAGCTACGAGGCCCGCGAGTTCGGCGTCGAGAGCGCCCAGGCCATCTCGACGGCCCTCGAGAACCTGCCGCGCCGCGCCGCGCTCTCGGACGACGCCGAGGACTACGAACCGGACCTCACCCGCGAGGAGACCGGGTTCTACCGCCCCGTCGATATGGACTACTACGAGTCGGTCGCGAGCGAGGTCCGCGAGATCCTCCACGACTGCGCCGACGTCGTCCGGGAGGTGAGCATCGACGAGGCCTACCTCGACGTCACCGAGCGCACCGCCTGGGAGGTCGCCGACGGCTTCGCCCGCCACGTCAAGGATCGCATCCGCCGCGAGGTCGGCGTCACCGTCAGCGTCGGCGTCGCGCCGACGATGAGCGCGGCCAAGATCGCCAGCGACTTCGACAAGCCCGACGGCCTCACGGTCGTCCGCCCCGGGGAAGTGCGGGAGTTTCTGGCTCCGCTCGAGGTCGACCTGCTCCACGGCGTCGGTCCCGTGACGGCCCGCGAGCTACGGGAGATGGGCCTCGAGACCGCGGCCGACGTCGCCGCGGCCGATCCGGAGCCGCTGGTCGAGGCGTTCGGCGAGCGCGGCCGGGAGCTGTACGACCGCGCCCGCGGCGACGACGACCGCCGGGTCGAGCCGAAGGGCGAACCCAAGAGCTTCTCGCGGGAATCGGCCTTCGCCGACCCCGTCTCGGAACCCGAGCCGAAGTACGAGCAGATCGAGACGCTCGCGTCGGCGGTCGCCGACCGCGCCCGACGCGAGGGGGCGCTGTACCGCACCGTCGGCGTCAAGGCCGTCCTGCCGCCGTACGACGTCAACACGCGCGCGAGGTCCCTCTCCGGGCCGGTCGACGACCCCGACCTCGTCGAACGCATCGCTCGCGACCTCTTCGCCGAGTTCGAAACCGACCCCGTCCGCAAGGTCGGCGTCCGCGTAGCCAACCTCGAGTTCGCGGCCGCCGATCAGGCCAGCCTCGACGGCTGGGAGCGACGCGCCGACGAGCAGCGCACCGACGGCGGCGGGGCGACCGACGACCCGAGCGACGAAACCGAATCGACGTTCGACCCGAGCGATGGCGACGAACCGGCGTCGCCGGACGCCTCTCGAGACCTCGAAGACGGACAGTCCTCGCTGACCGATTTCGCGAATCGGTGA
- a CDS encoding J domain-containing protein produces MTEDFYDLLDVPDDASQDEIKTAYREQVRVYHPDHNDDERARAQFTAVKKAYDILGDPVERQAYDRLGHEDYVAKRTSGLPSADVWRSSDSSDETSDADEERERATATAGAAAGTSGTTSTTDSRSSAGASSGTASSASTSSASTATGSTASAGATSSSSTAGTSGTTGTGSTGTRTAGRTTTGTTGTAGTSESNVDSSAESEPGGFGDNAVVRWWRRQNFSLPLIWLSVVVYLSGLGHFASANRSALEALRAELAAAGTDPDALATALSSGRYGIDSSVAYLTAFELVAPPLAEPLWYAALAGAVGLTLLTLLGVRAYRDGDTWGPVTIDETIVVALAVTATTVLVGGPLLAGAVLMPMLFAVIVRHTRRGPGWKPSYLYVVPVLAPLAGFAAAAAGEATLGSDLAALVVLPIVGGLGLPLRATIRKHFGW; encoded by the coding sequence ATGACTGAGGATTTCTACGACCTTCTCGACGTTCCTGACGACGCCTCCCAGGACGAGATCAAGACCGCCTACCGCGAGCAGGTTCGCGTCTACCACCCCGACCACAACGACGACGAACGGGCTCGAGCACAGTTCACGGCGGTCAAGAAAGCCTACGACATCCTCGGGGATCCGGTCGAGCGCCAGGCCTACGACCGCCTCGGTCACGAGGACTACGTCGCGAAACGAACCAGCGGCCTCCCCTCGGCGGACGTCTGGCGGTCGAGCGATTCGTCCGACGAGACGTCCGACGCCGACGAGGAACGGGAGCGAGCGACGGCGACCGCGGGCGCGGCGGCCGGAACGAGCGGAACGACGTCGACGACGGACTCGCGGTCGAGCGCCGGCGCGAGTTCGGGCACCGCCTCGAGCGCGTCGACCTCGAGTGCATCGACCGCAACGGGATCGACCGCGAGCGCGGGCGCGACGTCGAGTTCGAGCACCGCGGGAACGAGCGGGACGACCGGAACCGGTTCGACCGGGACGAGAACGGCGGGCCGAACGACGACGGGAACGACGGGAACCGCGGGAACGTCCGAATCGAACGTCGACTCAAGCGCGGAGTCCGAACCCGGCGGGTTCGGCGACAACGCCGTCGTCCGCTGGTGGCGCCGCCAGAACTTCTCCCTCCCGCTGATCTGGCTGTCGGTCGTCGTCTACCTCTCCGGGCTCGGCCACTTCGCGTCCGCCAACCGGTCGGCCCTCGAGGCCCTGCGAGCCGAACTGGCCGCCGCCGGCACCGATCCCGACGCCCTCGCGACGGCGCTCTCGAGCGGGCGCTACGGGATCGACTCGAGCGTCGCGTATCTGACGGCCTTCGAACTCGTCGCGCCGCCGCTCGCGGAGCCGCTGTGGTACGCCGCGCTGGCCGGCGCGGTCGGCCTGACGCTCCTGACGTTGCTCGGCGTGCGCGCCTACCGAGACGGCGACACCTGGGGGCCGGTGACGATCGACGAGACGATCGTGGTCGCGCTCGCGGTCACCGCGACGACCGTCCTCGTCGGCGGGCCGCTGCTGGCCGGCGCGGTGCTCATGCCGATGCTGTTCGCCGTGATCGTCCGTCACACCCGGCGCGGTCCCGGCTGGAAACCGTCGTATCTGTACGTCGTTCCCGTGCTCGCCCCGCTGGCCGGGTTCGCCGCGGCGGCGGCCGGCGAGGCGACGCTGGGGAGCGATCTCGCGGCGCTCGTCGTTCTCCCGATCGTCGGCGGCCTGGGGCTGCCGCTGCGGGCGACGATCCGGAAGCACTTCGGTTGGTGA
- a CDS encoding S8 family peptidase, with product MKLNRRSVLEGIGATGVSLTFAGFATAEGGARYIVTVETDRARDRLEAAEFAIENVLAGGAVVVAVGRANAVDDLEGIRGVRAAARDVLFALEEPVATEPVDERFDEPTFWDRQWDKHVTDAREAHQTATGDGSTIAVIDTGVDASHPDLQNVDTTNSAAIVDGAVTAGDGGWVHWHGTHVAGIAAAQGGSVTGMAPDATILNLRVFPEEGDLLASASDILLALEYAADRGADVANISLGAGPYPPQANAGGLRAAREKVVNNAVRRGLLVSASAGNEDANLKQGGFFHLTSSVAGAMSVSATGPDDLRAFYSNYGSNDIAVGAPGGGYETSEKTESTDTPWPYPQNLVFSTLPGPSYGWAAGTSMAAPQVTGAAALVREAVPDANAHQVERAIKNGADLVNGQSDDDLGAGRLNAADTLDALQVR from the coding sequence ATGAAACTAAACAGACGATCGGTACTCGAGGGTATCGGTGCAACGGGTGTATCGCTGACGTTCGCGGGGTTCGCAACTGCCGAGGGCGGTGCTCGGTATATCGTTACCGTCGAAACCGATCGCGCCCGTGATCGTCTTGAGGCCGCGGAGTTCGCAATCGAAAACGTGCTCGCTGGCGGTGCTGTGGTAGTTGCCGTCGGCAGAGCGAATGCAGTTGATGATCTCGAAGGAATCCGGGGTGTCAGAGCGGCCGCACGAGACGTCTTATTCGCCCTGGAGGAGCCGGTGGCGACAGAACCGGTTGACGAACGCTTCGACGAGCCCACTTTTTGGGACCGGCAGTGGGACAAGCACGTCACCGACGCGAGAGAGGCCCATCAGACGGCGACTGGAGACGGTTCCACGATCGCGGTCATCGATACGGGGGTTGACGCGAGCCATCCGGACCTCCAGAACGTGGACACCACTAACAGCGCCGCGATCGTCGACGGTGCCGTGACCGCCGGCGACGGTGGGTGGGTACACTGGCACGGAACGCACGTCGCGGGGATCGCCGCCGCTCAGGGCGGGAGCGTCACTGGAATGGCACCGGACGCCACCATCCTGAACTTGCGGGTGTTCCCGGAAGAGGGTGACTTGCTCGCGTCTGCGAGCGATATTCTGTTGGCCCTGGAGTACGCCGCCGACCGAGGTGCCGACGTAGCGAACATCAGCCTCGGGGCGGGACCCTACCCCCCGCAGGCCAACGCCGGGGGACTCCGCGCCGCCCGCGAGAAGGTCGTTAATAACGCGGTCCGCCGAGGGCTGCTCGTCTCAGCGAGTGCTGGTAACGAGGACGCGAACCTCAAGCAAGGCGGGTTCTTCCACCTCACGAGCAGCGTCGCCGGCGCGATGAGCGTCAGCGCCACCGGCCCGGACGACCTCCGAGCGTTCTACTCGAACTACGGTTCCAATGACATCGCCGTCGGGGCGCCGGGTGGCGGGTACGAGACGAGTGAGAAGACCGAGAGCACGGACACTCCATGGCCGTACCCACAGAACCTCGTGTTTTCGACGCTCCCCGGCCCGAGTTACGGGTGGGCAGCCGGGACGTCGATGGCGGCCCCGCAGGTCACCGGCGCCGCTGCGCTCGTTCGCGAAGCCGTCCCGGACGCTAACGCGCATCAAGTTGAACGGGCCATCAAGAACGGCGCCGATCTCGTCAACGGGCAAAGCGACGACGACCTCGGTGCGGGTCGCTTGAACGCCGCCGACACGCTGGATGCGCTGCAAGTACGCTAA